In one window of Caballeronia sp. TF1N1 DNA:
- a CDS encoding NfeD family protein: MATNGLIWWIAAGALIVTELFTGTFYLLMIALGLIAGGIAHAMGALPHVQFGVAAVVALVAVAVLRRSRFGNWKRRDATRDAAVNLDIGATLEVDEWRDGRARAMYRGAQWDIVLAPGESETARWYRITALDGSRLVVAAKGS, encoded by the coding sequence ATGGCGACGAATGGACTGATCTGGTGGATCGCAGCCGGTGCGTTGATCGTAACGGAGTTGTTTACCGGCACGTTCTATCTGTTGATGATCGCGCTCGGGTTGATCGCGGGCGGTATTGCGCATGCAATGGGCGCGTTGCCGCACGTGCAGTTCGGCGTGGCGGCGGTCGTCGCGCTGGTCGCGGTCGCCGTGTTGCGGCGTTCGCGCTTCGGCAACTGGAAGCGGCGCGACGCCACGCGCGATGCGGCGGTGAATCTCGACATCGGCGCGACGCTCGAGGTCGACGAATGGCGCGATGGCCGCGCGCGGGCGATGTATCGCGGCGCGCAGTGGGACATCGTGCTGGCGCCGGGCGAGTCGGAAACGGCGCGCTGGTATCGCATCACCGCGCTCGACGGCAGCCGGCTCGTCGTTGCCGCAAAAGGCTCCTGA
- a CDS encoding SPFH domain-containing protein — MIFALVLLVIAIVIVVNTVKIVPQQHAWVLERLGRYHATLTPGLNIVLPFIDRIAYKHVLKEIPLEVPSQVCITRDNTQLQVDGVLYFQVTDAMKASYGSSNFVFAITQLSQTTLRSVIGKLELDKTFEERDYINQNIVASLDEAASNWGVKVLRYEIKDLTPPKDILHAMQAQITAEREKRALIAASEGRKQEQINIASGAREAAIQKSEGERQAAINQAQGEAAAILAVAEANAQAIEKIGAAIQTAGGMEAVNLKVAEQYVGAFGNIAKAGNTLIVPGNMSDMGSMIASALAIVKGEGGGGIIRKS; from the coding sequence ATGATTTTCGCGCTAGTCTTGCTCGTCATCGCAATCGTGATTGTGGTGAACACGGTCAAGATCGTTCCGCAGCAGCACGCATGGGTGCTGGAACGTCTCGGCCGCTATCACGCGACGTTGACGCCGGGCCTGAACATCGTGCTGCCGTTCATCGACCGCATTGCGTACAAGCACGTGCTCAAGGAGATTCCGCTCGAAGTGCCGAGCCAGGTCTGCATTACGCGCGACAACACGCAATTGCAGGTGGATGGCGTGCTGTACTTTCAGGTCACGGATGCCATGAAGGCGTCGTATGGATCGAGCAACTTCGTTTTTGCCATCACGCAGCTATCGCAGACGACGTTGCGTTCGGTCATCGGCAAGCTGGAACTCGACAAGACCTTCGAGGAGCGCGATTACATCAACCAGAACATCGTCGCTTCGCTGGACGAAGCCGCGTCGAATTGGGGCGTGAAGGTGTTGCGCTACGAGATCAAGGACCTGACGCCGCCGAAGGACATCCTTCACGCGATGCAGGCGCAGATTACCGCCGAGCGCGAGAAGCGGGCGTTGATCGCGGCATCCGAAGGGCGCAAGCAGGAGCAGATCAACATCGCTTCCGGCGCGCGCGAGGCGGCGATTCAGAAGTCCGAGGGCGAGCGTCAGGCGGCGATCAACCAGGCGCAGGGCGAGGCAGCGGCCATTCTCGCGGTGGCCGAGGCGAACGCGCAAGCCATCGAGAAGATCGGCGCGGCGATTCAGACGGCGGGCGGCATGGAAGCAGTGAACCTCAAGGTCGCCGAGCAGTATGTCGGCGCGTTCGGCAATATCGCGAAGGCGGGCAACACGCTCATCGTGCCGGGCAACATGTCCGACATGGGCTCGATGATCGCATCGGCGCTCGCTATCGTGAAAGGCGAGGGCGGGGGCGGCATCATCAGGAAGAGCTAA
- the smpB gene encoding SsrA-binding protein SmpB has product MSIIDNRKAFFDYFIEERFEAGLVLEGWEVKALRAGRGQIKEGYVIIKQGELYLIGTHISPLPEASTHINPDPVRTRKLLLHRDQIDKLIGKVEQRGHTLVPLNFHYKEGRVKCEIGLAKGKKLHDKRETEKKRDWDRERARLMRTAAR; this is encoded by the coding sequence ATGAGCATCATCGACAACAGAAAAGCCTTCTTCGATTACTTCATCGAGGAACGCTTCGAGGCGGGTCTCGTGCTCGAAGGCTGGGAAGTCAAGGCGCTGCGCGCGGGCCGCGGGCAGATCAAGGAAGGCTACGTCATCATCAAGCAAGGCGAGCTGTACCTGATTGGCACGCATATCAGCCCGCTGCCCGAAGCCTCGACGCATATCAACCCGGACCCGGTGCGCACGCGCAAGCTGCTTTTGCATCGCGACCAGATCGACAAGCTCATCGGCAAGGTCGAGCAGCGTGGGCATACGCTCGTGCCGCTCAACTTCCACTACAAGGAAGGCCGCGTGAAATGCGAGATCGGGCTTGCCAAGGGCAAGAAGCTGCATGACAAGCGCGAGACGGAGAAGAAGCGCGACTGGGACCGCGAACGCGCGCGTCTCATGCGAACGGCCGCGCGTTGA